One part of the Parasphingorhabdus sp. SCSIO 66989 genome encodes these proteins:
- the aroC gene encoding chorismate synthase, with protein MSFNTFGRLLRFSTWGESHGPALGAVVDGCPPGLELSEADIQPFMDARKPGTSRFTTQRREADEVRILSGVFEGRTTGTPISLMIENTDQRSKDYSEIAQKYRPGHADYSYDAKYGFRDYRGGGRSSARETAARVAAGGVARKIIPEVTLTAYVCELGGDAIDRDNFDAERISQNPFFCPDAAAAERWAEKVDAARKAGSSLGAVVECVATGVPAGWGAPLYAKMDSELAAAMMSINATKGIEIGDGFAAARLTGEENADAMRPGADGSPEFAANHAGGTAGGITTGQPLVCRVAFKPTSSILTPVDTITRKGEATEIVTKGRHDPCVGIRGTPVVEAMMALVLADQKLLHLGQCG; from the coding sequence ATGAGCTTCAACACATTTGGCCGATTGCTGCGTTTTTCTACCTGGGGGGAGAGCCACGGGCCTGCTTTGGGCGCGGTGGTGGATGGCTGCCCGCCGGGCTTGGAGCTCAGCGAGGCCGATATTCAGCCCTTTATGGATGCACGCAAGCCCGGGACGTCGCGTTTCACCACTCAGCGGCGTGAGGCTGATGAAGTGCGGATATTGTCGGGCGTGTTTGAAGGCAGAACCACCGGCACGCCGATCAGCCTCATGATCGAGAATACCGATCAGCGCTCCAAAGACTATAGCGAGATTGCCCAGAAATATCGGCCGGGCCATGCCGATTACAGCTATGATGCAAAATATGGTTTTCGCGATTATCGCGGCGGTGGGCGATCCAGCGCGCGTGAGACAGCGGCGCGGGTGGCAGCAGGCGGCGTGGCGCGCAAGATCATCCCCGAGGTGACGCTTACCGCCTATGTCTGCGAACTTGGCGGCGATGCGATTGACCGCGACAATTTTGATGCAGAGCGTATCAGCCAGAACCCGTTTTTCTGCCCCGATGCCGCGGCTGCCGAGCGTTGGGCCGAAAAGGTCGACGCCGCGCGCAAAGCGGGCAGTTCCTTGGGCGCAGTGGTCGAGTGTGTCGCCACCGGGGTGCCCGCTGGATGGGGCGCGCCGCTCTATGCCAAGATGGACAGCGAGCTGGCCGCAGCGATGATGAGCATCAATGCCACCAAGGGTATTGAGATTGGCGATGGCTTTGCTGCGGCGCGACTCACCGGCGAGGAAAATGCCGATGCTATGCGGCCCGGCGCGGATGGTAGCCCGGAGTTCGCCGCCAATCATGCCGGAGGGACGGCGGGTGGGATTACCACCGGTCAGCCGCTTGTCTGCCGCGTCGCGTTCAAGCCCACCAGCTCCATCCTGACCCCGGTCGACACCATCACCCGCAAAGGCGAGGCGACCGAGATTGTCACCAAGGGACGCCATGACCCCTGTGTCGGCATCAGAGGCACACCGGTGGTCGAGGCGATGATGGCGCTGGTGCTGGCGGACCAGAAGCTGCTCCATCTCGGACAGTGCGGATAA
- a CDS encoding SLC13 family permease, with amino-acid sequence MILETIRDWIDLYSGLIGLVILALMFAGFISERFPAAVVAILGACTFLFLGIIDSDSLFSVFSNTAPITIGAMFILSGALLRTGTIDAVADLIIRRARIQPKLAVAEMFLGAFVASAFMNNTPVVLVMIPIIMKLGNETGYAPKKLLIPLSFICILGGTTTLIGTSTNLIVDAVARDSGMEPFGIFEITPFGLIAGVVGVGILLLFGNLLLPGGDSDSAFEPSDESQFLTELTVRNRSEAIDKKFSELPIARRARITATAIKRGGNTIRHNLEDERMQAGDRIVVRLDLQELLSLRSSDDYKIGIVRKGDVGPLGETLVEATVAPGHPAIGNRLFDIPFLSQLNVRILGLSRFRALPRSDLPNARIHAADKLLVTGSNDDIKRMYENPNLFGIVQTTARAFRRDRAPIAIVALFLVVALAAMNVLTIAVAAILGVGAILLARCIDAEEAWSSIDGNVLVLIFAMLAVGVGLERAGSVALLVGYLSPYLNNVPPFAIIFAVYLFSVIMTEIVTNNAVAIIVTPIVITLATELGIDPRPLVIAVMFAASASFATPIGYQTNTLVYAAGNYRFTDFFKAGIPLTLGVGTATCFAISYFMM; translated from the coding sequence ATGATCCTCGAGACCATTCGCGACTGGATTGATCTCTATTCCGGCCTGATTGGGCTGGTGATCCTGGCGCTGATGTTCGCCGGTTTTATCTCCGAGCGCTTCCCGGCGGCGGTGGTCGCGATATTGGGTGCCTGCACCTTTCTGTTCCTCGGCATTATCGACAGTGACAGCCTGTTCTCGGTGTTCTCCAACACCGCGCCGATCACCATTGGCGCGATGTTTATTCTCTCAGGCGCGTTGCTTCGCACCGGCACTATAGATGCGGTGGCTGATCTCATCATCCGCCGCGCTCGCATACAGCCCAAGCTGGCTGTGGCGGAGATGTTTCTAGGGGCCTTTGTCGCCTCGGCCTTTATGAATAATACGCCAGTGGTGCTGGTGATGATCCCGATCATCATGAAGCTGGGCAACGAGACCGGATATGCGCCGAAAAAGCTGCTTATTCCGCTGTCCTTTATCTGCATCCTTGGCGGCACCACGACGCTGATCGGTACCTCGACCAACCTGATTGTAGACGCGGTGGCGCGCGATTCCGGGATGGAGCCATTTGGGATATTCGAGATTACGCCCTTTGGCCTTATCGCCGGAGTTGTCGGGGTCGGTATATTGCTGCTTTTCGGCAATTTACTGCTGCCCGGAGGCGATAGTGACTCTGCCTTTGAGCCCAGCGATGAATCGCAATTTCTCACCGAGCTGACTGTACGCAACCGCAGCGAGGCCATCGACAAGAAATTCAGCGAATTGCCGATCGCCAGGCGCGCTCGGATCACCGCCACCGCGATCAAGCGTGGTGGCAACACGATTCGCCATAATCTCGAGGATGAGCGGATGCAGGCAGGAGACCGGATCGTCGTCCGGCTCGATCTGCAGGAACTGCTATCGTTGCGCAGCTCGGATGATTACAAGATCGGCATTGTGCGCAAGGGCGATGTTGGTCCGCTGGGCGAAACGCTGGTGGAGGCCACTGTCGCGCCGGGTCACCCGGCCATCGGCAACCGTCTGTTTGATATTCCGTTTCTGAGCCAGCTCAATGTCCGCATATTGGGTCTTAGCCGCTTTCGTGCATTGCCGCGCTCTGACCTGCCCAATGCGCGTATCCATGCTGCGGACAAGCTGCTGGTTACCGGATCGAATGACGACATCAAGCGCATGTATGAGAACCCCAATCTGTTCGGGATCGTCCAGACGACAGCGCGCGCTTTCCGCCGTGACCGGGCACCAATAGCGATTGTCGCATTGTTCCTCGTGGTGGCGCTGGCGGCGATGAATGTGCTGACCATTGCTGTCGCGGCGATCCTTGGCGTTGGCGCGATATTGCTGGCGCGCTGTATTGATGCCGAGGAGGCATGGAGCTCGATTGACGGCAATGTGCTGGTGCTGATCTTTGCAATGCTCGCGGTCGGTGTCGGGCTGGAGCGCGCAGGGAGTGTCGCGCTGTTGGTCGGCTATCTCAGCCCCTATCTCAACAATGTCCCGCCCTTTGCGATTATCTTTGCGGTCTATCTCTTCTCTGTGATCATGACCGAGATTGTCACCAATAATGCGGTCGCGATCATCGTAACGCCTATCGTGATCACATTAGCTACAGAATTGGGAATTGACCCGCGCCCGCTGGTGATCGCAGTGATGTTCGCCGCCTCGGCCAGCTTTGCGACACCGATTGGCTACCAGACCAATACGCTGGTTTATGCTGCGGGCAATTATCGCTTCACCGACTTTTTCAAGGCGGGCATTCCGCTCACCCTTGGCGTCGGCACCGCCACCTGTTTTGCCATTTCCTATTTTATGATGTGA
- a CDS encoding dicarboxylate/amino acid:cation symporter: protein MLRFWFAIPLWQRVIAALILGIIVGYAWGPGAESIKIIGDIFIAFIKMLVVPLIFFSLVAGVASIGDLRKLGSVGWRALLIFIGTGQMAVWLGLGIGTVVQPGAGLDAASMSLDAEALAKAQDRQENAQTFKEMILEVVPSSPVQVMADVNVLPLIIFSLLIGVGILMAKEDGEPVLKIFESGSVVMQKVTMIVMELTPFGVFALMAWVAGTLGLDALQALGILVFLNYVGCLLIIGLIYAGMIKFLARLPVIDFFRGIIDAIAVSYSTASSNATLPVTLRCARRNLGVSNSVASFVISLGATINMNGTAMYLGLATLFGAQAYGVDLSWGDYITISILGTIGAIGAAGIPGAGLIMMVLVFGAVGVPLETIALVAGIDRIMDMMRTTTNVSGDAAVATTVAAMTGEIDTEEMISADDV, encoded by the coding sequence ATGCTGCGTTTCTGGTTTGCCATTCCCTTATGGCAGCGGGTGATTGCCGCGCTGATATTGGGCATCATTGTTGGTTACGCATGGGGCCCGGGCGCGGAGAGCATCAAGATTATCGGTGATATATTCATCGCCTTCATCAAGATGCTTGTGGTGCCCCTGATCTTTTTCAGCCTTGTCGCGGGTGTTGCGAGTATTGGCGATCTGCGCAAGCTGGGCAGTGTCGGGTGGCGGGCTTTGCTGATCTTTATCGGGACTGGTCAGATGGCTGTTTGGCTCGGCCTCGGCATCGGGACGGTTGTCCAGCCCGGTGCGGGGTTAGATGCTGCGTCTATGTCGCTAGATGCTGAGGCGTTGGCCAAGGCTCAGGACAGACAGGAAAACGCGCAGACCTTCAAAGAGATGATCCTTGAAGTCGTGCCGTCCAGTCCGGTTCAGGTGATGGCCGATGTCAACGTACTGCCCCTCATCATTTTTTCGCTGCTCATCGGTGTCGGCATTCTGATGGCGAAGGAAGATGGCGAGCCTGTCCTCAAGATCTTCGAAAGCGGCAGTGTGGTGATGCAGAAGGTCACCATGATTGTGATGGAACTGACCCCGTTCGGCGTGTTTGCGCTGATGGCCTGGGTCGCGGGTACGCTTGGGCTGGACGCGTTGCAGGCACTCGGCATTCTGGTGTTCCTCAACTATGTCGGCTGTCTGCTCATTATCGGGCTGATCTATGCCGGGATGATCAAGTTTTTGGCGCGTCTTCCCGTTATCGATTTCTTCCGCGGCATCATTGATGCGATCGCGGTCAGCTATTCCACCGCAAGCTCCAATGCGACGCTTCCGGTGACCTTGCGCTGTGCCCGTCGGAACCTTGGTGTATCAAACTCGGTCGCAAGTTTCGTGATTAGCTTGGGTGCGACGATCAATATGAACGGTACTGCAATGTATCTTGGCCTTGCCACGCTCTTCGGCGCACAGGCCTATGGGGTGGACCTGTCCTGGGGTGACTACATCACGATCTCGATCCTCGGCACGATAGGCGCGATCGGCGCAGCGGGTATTCCCGGCGCAGGCCTGATTATGATGGTATTGGTCTTTGGTGCGGTCGGCGTGCCGTTGGAGACTATCGCCCTTGTCGCAGGGATTGACCGCATCATGGACATGATGCGCACCACCACCAATGTCTCGGGCGACGCTGCGGTTGCCACGACCGTGGCCGCGATGACGGGCGAGATTGATACCGAAGAAATGATCAGCGCGGATGATGTCTAG
- a CDS encoding DUF2442 domain-containing protein → MTISAKAVGVRFDDDQMWVDLEDGRIIGVPLAWFPRLMKATPQQRQNVDISSAGLHWEDIDEDISIAGLLDGRGDLTLTAQHAA, encoded by the coding sequence ATGACCATTTCGGCTAAAGCGGTTGGGGTGCGCTTTGACGATGATCAGATGTGGGTTGATCTGGAAGATGGCCGTATCATTGGCGTGCCCTTGGCGTGGTTTCCGCGTTTAATGAAAGCAACGCCGCAACAACGGCAAAATGTAGATATCAGCAGTGCAGGTTTGCACTGGGAGGATATTGACGAGGATATCTCCATTGCTGGTCTGCTTGATGGGCGAGGTGACCTGACGTTGACCGCGCAGCACGCCGCATGA
- a CDS encoding DUF4160 domain-containing protein, translating to MPTVFRLDGYRFFFYSNEGEPLEPVHIHVIKDGIEAKFWLYPDVRPAYNHGFDARALRKLSMIIEDHAAEIEEAWHDHFG from the coding sequence ATGCCGACTGTCTTTCGTCTCGACGGTTATCGTTTTTTCTTCTACTCGAATGAAGGCGAGCCGCTTGAGCCTGTGCATATCCATGTAATCAAGGATGGTATTGAGGCAAAGTTCTGGCTTTATCCTGATGTCCGGCCTGCGTATAATCATGGTTTTGATGCTAGGGCATTGCGTAAATTGAGCATGATCATTGAGGATCACGCGGCAGAGATAGAGGAAGCATGGCATGACCATTTCGGCTAA